DNA sequence from the Falco biarmicus isolate bFalBia1 chromosome 5, bFalBia1.pri, whole genome shotgun sequence genome:
agcaagacgatcgttcagccaagccgtctcctccggaacgcagccctcttccacgagctgtcttttttccgtccttattcttccaaggcttcggaacacccccataggggtcaccatttgaggagattgaggcacggactccctgatctgactagaagaccctttatgagtccatatacgtctctttctggggacgaagcctgattccccgttacagatttcccacagctcacctctcaactccggagggatttatGGCTGGCCGGCTCCCGCTTCCTTTCAGCggatcattcaaagttctgtgggattcgctgcatgtcgctcagttAGGCGATTCGAGAGTCCTTCCACATCAGATCCTTCAccggatcacgtcggggtcaccaatttgcggcaaatgaagagacgggacgcagcttgatgcaagcaagatgtcCCCTTTATTAgagattttcttacaattatatacgtttctaccttctacgtattacacactgattggctaaatcttaagcgtaaaaaacgctgattggttgatatttaaggcacactgttagaacaataggaacttattagtttatcttgacatagcaataagttctattccaaggttagggagtttctttctacgcggctttcttgattacatatcggcgccatccgttcccttatctggctacttgtttctctgtctgtctggttgcctcctcaactgtgacggctcaggggtctgcagttagcttgttcctttgttcccagggcttgtgccctacaagttctaacaagtctctattcatcaggctatcagtacttggactcttgtccttgaggccttgtcctacattCTCCTGGGGTATATTTCCATCCTAGAAGCAGCTTACCCTCATGACAGTATTCACCAAGTGATCGTTACTCTAATTTTACTCTGGAGGAAACGTAGGCAAGTAAGACAAAGCATTTGTCTAAAACCATAGAGTAACTCAGGTGCGTTTCGCTGACCTATGTAAACTAAACTCTTTCCACAttagaagaaacttttttcaaGGTAATACTTCCCAGAGCAGAGCGCATACATTTTAGCACACTAGTACCTTTGCCAGAAAGCAAGACTGCTCTACAAAGACTGCGTTAAAAAGCATGGTCATATGCACGTGAACTTCTGCCTGTCTGCCTGCAGGACTTCCAACAGTCAGAGGTTCTAGCAATAGCTGCACTCCTATAGGACTCATACAGCAGCTGGGTCAGCCTGCTTACAAAATATCTTGTGATTATCAAGGCAGTACTCAGCAGCTATGACTATATTATACCAGAGTATAATTAAAGACAGAGTTCAAGCACTGTAAAGTAAGGAAGCAGTAGCACTTAATCAAGCTGTTCAGGACTGGGAGGAGGTTAAGGTTTTGGCTCTCAGTTAGTCCTTCGTAGACTAGCAGACCAGGTTTATtccaatgaaaaattaaaacatccaTCTAAACATCTGCTGAGGACAGTCAGCTTCCACCCTCAGGAAAAGAGTGAATTTTGTAACAAGACATAGCACCATTTGAATGGTGAAAAGAATCACTGTtagggaaaagtaaaaaataagtATCAAATTGAACTTGATTATTTGTACATAACATGGATACACCACTATACCAATAGCTGTATAAAGCATAAGTGTTCCCATCCTTGCCCCCCAGAGTATGGCCAAAACGCCTTCCCCTCCTAAATACACATTGCATTAACACTTGGCATGATGTTTCAGGATTGACTTTCCAATTTGTCTAGACCCTGTAATTCACCAAACGTGGTCTTCTTCAGGCAATGTCTGTTCCTAAATGACAGAGTACAGGTTACAGGGGAGGTAGGAAAGTGCCTATTTCTATCGCAGCtatggagaggagaaggctgttattttctgaaacaaaatagtTAAGCTAATAACACTCCCAGCAAGCAATGGATTATCCTAATAGTAGGATATACTCCAGTAATGGCTGAATCATCATTATTTTATGATGGGGTCTTAGGGAAGGGGAAACAGTCATTTTTGGAAAGACCTAATTAAGATCATGAAAAATTATGCAGGCAGACCTTTCTTGTGCTCATAttgctctttttaaaagttactatTTTTTTGGCTCCATCCACTTTGCTTTTCTAAACACcgtccagaaaagaaaaaaaacaattcagTCCATTTGTTTCACATCTGCTTATTTCACAGGCACTTCCATCGGTTTCTCTCCCTTTTTGGATATGCTGCTTTATCTTCCCAAATTATGTTCCCAGGGTGATGCTTTGATTCTAGAGCAGGTTTGCTCTGACAGATTGCAGACAAAGGAGATCATTATAGATGACTCGCCAAACaagccttttgctttcctgttcaTGACATGAGCCTCTCAAAATCCATAGCTAGATCACCAAGCCAAATTACCCAGTATTACAGTGCCGAGTCTGTATCTGTGTCTAGCAAGGTGGCATGCTAAAACACAGAATATGTGTGGCATTCACAGCCCCCAGTATGTTCTGTAGATGCTCAGTCCTTAGGTAGGCTAAATGTGGACTAAGAAGCATAAGCATGGCCAGTCATGCTATgtaagtattttatatataattatatgtaTATTCATAACCAGGTCTgcccacatacacacacagttTAAGACCATACATACTTATTGTACTGGACCAGGACCATAATTCACTTTTTGATGCATGCacactttctctttcttgcatGTTTATACTATAAAAGATTTAAGTGTTtcacaggaacaaaaaaagatgctgttgatttttcactgtaaactgcaacaaaaacatttttattgatcTTCAGTTTAATTTCAGAAGACATGAAGTTCTTGCCAACAAAGCTGTTGCAAGTACAATCACCAGCTGTCCAAAGCTGCTGCAGTAATGCTACCGGAGTTCAGGACTGCTCTTTCTttccaccaaaacaaacaactgagGAGCTTCACCCCTCACAGCCACAGACCTTTCTACTCAGGCAGTTCCCTCTCCTACCTAGTCTGTGGCTCTATGCTGCCCTTCCTCCTGAAGAGGAATTTGAGGTAGCCAGACCTCTTGCCTGCACACACGTGTCCCAGGAACCAGTACTTCTCAGGTGGCCCATCACAAGCCCTCTATACTTCAGTGCCAGTCAGGTCACAACCCATAGACAACACAAAGGACACTAAAATGCCTTAGGCACGTTAGAGTTGAGCATAAGTTTTAAGTTACTAAAATGACTTTGCATTAGAGTAAGAAAGAAACGTAACACTACACTACAGAGCAGATACATATTTTCCTAACTTCTATAGCATTTTGTTGACTGTGGTAATAACTCAGGTGCTTCTCCCACAACACTGCAGATCTAAAATGTGCTTCTCTTCAAGCTTAGAAAAGCCGGTAACAGTAAGGATACTGAACAAGAACTACACAGCTCACCAGAAACAACTTTTAATACAATCAGCACCTTGGTGAAGTACAGTTGTTGAGCTGTTACTGATTTATGTAGATCCACTGACGTCAATGATCAGACAGACCCCTTCAAATACACTTCAATTTGAACAAGCTTGGTTTAGAGATGTCAGTTAGTACTGCTCCCTGTTTCAGAATGCCTCTGTACACAAAAATCAAGCATGCCCCAAGCTAACTGGGCAAGTAGCTCCTGCTCCAGTCACTCTACATTTTTAATAGCTCTTCTTTACTACATCAAGGCAGTTCCTCTAAGCTTACATGGTCTGGAAAGTAAAAGACGCTGTTTCAGGGCACACACAGGCAAGATGCACACATGgccaagcagcacagcacagcggCATTCTGTACTTTCTATTCCCTGACAGGACTGATGGGTAAGAATGGTAGATGTTTGCAATCATTAATATTAGCAATACTGAAGAAGCCTAGTGATAAAAACCACACACTGCATACCAGTAAAACTGTTCGTCAAACTATGAAGTATTTCTTACATGTCCTCCAGACaatcaaaataaattcacaatCCTTTTATGACAGTacatttaaatactgtattttaattagtAGGGGGTCTCAACCTGGAAAACAATTTGAGCCTTCATATTTCAGCCTCTTCTGTTGCAGTATCTAAATATTCAGGGTACAATGAGACTGTTGTGGGGACACAATGGACCGTGAAGTATTGTCCAGTGCAAAATGCAGAACAATGGGttctaactttaaaaaaacccaacactaaAGCTACCTGAAGTTAAACTCACTACAATACACAGGATGACAAGCAGCAGTAGAAGCAGGAAACCTTTTTTCCGTGGCCACAAGCAAAACAGCATTGATATTAATCCAGGAAAGTAAAACAGACAATGAAGAGCAAACAATTTTCCAGATCCAGAAGAACTGAAACAGCTACAGgtgtttgcaaaaaaaaccaatgagcacttttttttcttttactattgTTTTTACTGCTTGGATAAGAGAGGGCTCTGACAAACATGCTACGACAAAAATTCCAAGACAATAAGGCCAAACACCCGAGTGCGCTCCCAAGGTGGACTCCAGTATTCACAGTGTGTTTCTTGTGCTCCACATGCAGCTCATGTGCCAAGTCCTCTCTAGCTGGGAACAGAAACCCTGGGTTACAGCTGttccccagcttttccagaGTAGTTCATTCTACTGTCCAAGTAGTACTATTTCTTCTTGAGagctctctttccttctcccttctttgGTTTTTCCTTCCCACGGAGCTTTTTCAATCGCCTCATCTCCTCCTTAAAGTCTTGATGCTCATCCCTAgatgggggaagagggaaaagaaaaaaggaaaagaaaaaagtttactCTGTTTCTTGGATGTGAAAGGTTCTTTGAACTGtatgataatgaaaaaaaaccctcaaaacttttttttaacagggaAGTCCATATTGAAACTCACTGCAGTGTACTCAGTATTACTGCTAACAGTAATTTTTGATTGAATAACATGAAAGATTTCCTCTGGTACTTCCAGAACTAACGAAGGTTGCCCTTTTCAACAACAAATCctatgtgcatatatatattaatatattatttccatttcatttattGATCCACTGTGCTTAAATGAGcactaaaatataaaaatcagcaAGAATGAGAATTTCCCCCTTCTCATCTGGCTCAGCAGTCCAGCTGAAGCACATTGTGCTTCAGTGCTAGAAACTAAGTTCAGGTCATTAGCTTCTAAGAAAACAGGGGCATGCTCAGCAGTAATTACAGTACATGACACTGCTCTCAGGTGACTTCAAGAATGAGTTATGAAGAAAGTATCAGCTACTGGTAAAATCTTAATAggagaataaaacagaaaggaggatAAAGGGGCTGGCAGATGTAATGAGCCCTCAATGTTCTAGTAAATCCTGTTTAATCTCTGTccctgtatttttcagtgcaaaggTGTTTTTCATAAGTCACAACTGCATCCTAAGTGACCTAAGATTGCTGCACTGccatttttaaacacaactTACCTAAAAATTTTAAACCCAAAAAGCTTGCAAGTTATTATCAGGCCTTATTATCCATGACTCTTCATTACCGATTTCTGACCAACAAACCTGATCCTCTACAAGCTCTCTGTACACAAAGCAGCTTAAGAAGGAACTTGAGATtaggaggggaaggagaagagtAAAGAACATTATCATGCCATTGAGGCTTTCTGTGTCAACTGCTATCCTAGAAAGTGTTTGCACACCCACCTAAATGAAGAACATCCTGTGTGCAAACCTTGATGGCTAGTATTGTGACACTAGCAAtagaaattattctgctttACTTTATAGGGTTAGCAGCCTTGCTTTTAAGGGATTTCTTTAGTGGTACCTGACTAGAGTGCATTTGACTCCTGTTGATGTTCTTTAGCAGTGCAACTTTTCCTACTCAAGACTTGGGGAAATTCATTTAGAAACTAGACAACCGGTTTGGATGAAGCTGGAATTAACAAGATTATTTAAACCACAGTtgagtttattttaaaggacagaaaGCCCCTTCAGAATAACACAGACTTTGCTTCTCTTCTAAGTTTCACTTATGAGCTGTTGAAACATTGAGGAATACATGGTAAGACTTTGTGCATTTTTTGTGTTAAGGTAACGTCACCTCTTTGTAGCACATTTGTTTGCCATATTCAGAACTACAGATACATCTCCTGTCTGTAAGGAAgctctcttcccttcctcacAAACCAAAGCAAGTACTGTTTCTTGTATAACTGGTTGCCCATAACTACACCTTAAGTCTTTCTCACAAAAGGTTCTAATTATGGTAAAAGTTACTTAGGCAGCAGTCACTTATTTTACTCCCCTTGTCCTCACTGCAACAACCCAGTGCCTATTTTCATATGCACCATATTCTGAACTAAACATTTTTCTACGCTCCTCTtttcctggaggaaaaaaacttaaCAAAAAACTCACACTCATTCCTTTCCCATCTCCAGTCCTGCTCCCACCCTATAAAGGCAGAGATTACCTGTAGAGACCAAAGTAACGGAGTTTCTTCATGAGGGCATAGTAGGTGTTGTGAGGAGGGTACCAGCTGTAGACCTCCTTCCGCTTGGCCAAAGGCTGCTCACTGAATAACTTCACTACTTTCATAGATTTTGAGTCAGTTGGCCTGACAACTTCTCCAAATATCTGAGAACTCAGCCGGGCCATTCGAAGGGCGTAATTAGAAACATTGGACATTTCCAAAGGAATAGTGGGCACACATAGACAGACACACCTTCCtgcaaaaggaaacacaaaagaGCCACAACTAGTATCATTTGAGTATTGCAAGCTCTCCCAGAATTAAGGCAAACAAAACAACTCATTGTACACTGATCACATGTTTGAAGTCATGCGTTCGTTGCATGAAATCAGTCTAATTCTTAGTACATAATCCTCCATCTAAAGAATATCCACACTAACTCAGGTACAATTACCAGCCTAACTAGGACACTACAGACAGCAATACAGACTATAAAGGTACCTACACTGAACCACAATTTACCATGGCTAGTTTATTAGCAGATCCCATCCAGATTGCTCAAGGCTACTTTAAACTCCAGTCACAGGAACAATTACAGTGTGAACTCGGTAAACAATGGTGGCCACTGCAATCCCTCTGACTTCCACACAAGCACTAAGTAAGACACCACTTAAACTGAGGAAGCAACCTGGAAGGTTCTCTCACAAAATTTCTCACcccatttaaaatattgtatgaACACTGTTATAGTCCATCCAGCAAAAATTGcctattaattaaaaaaaattgtttttcctcAATGTGAAGCACACAGATCTTTCCTATCTCAACTCCCTTCCCTTGATCTTTTCCATcagctttttctccattttctttccaggcTTTCTTAGTATCTATTCTtttcaagagagaaaagaaatcatttgTCCATGctagattctttttttccacgAAAATCCCACATCAGGAACTTCCTATTCTCTTTCAGCTGTCTCCCACCAAAAGATACCTCTGCAAAAACTTTGAGgacaaaacttatttttagaCCACCAGAGACAACATCTACACGCTTGGAAAGGAGGATGTAGAAGGGTCCTACCCCTTcccattttttctcttctttgcatGTTTACCTACTCTTGCTTTGCAGGATGGGATGTAACAGACAAGAATAAGAGTCCCATAATCCTGTATTTGAAGCTGTATGCTGTCAGTACTGTGCCTTTTTGAGTAAGTGATGACATAAGTCTCCAGAGAAATTAAGCAGGGTTCATTCAGGTGTGACACACTTTTGTTAGTTTtaaattcttgttttaattCAGCTGATTCCAGAAAATGagtataaaaaacaaaagagcacAGAGCAGGGACAAGAGTAATCAGCACAACAGGGCTAAGTCCATTTTAGTACCGTAACAGGGAGCCTATTGTTTAAGAACACAAGTCTTGAAGTATTCTTAAACTCACTTACATACATCTGCCCACAGGAGAACCTGTTGTACAACAGTCTGCTTTGATTTACTCTTGTTAGCAAAGCAGtaaaaaggaagcaggagaaaaaaaaatcaagcatgAAAACAATATAAGTAGCCTGAATCAAAGAGGAAACGGAAAGAGTAacagaaggaaaggcaaagtGTCAGAGACCTCAAGTTAAGGCAGCAGGCCTAGTGTGAGAAGGCAGCACTTCAATTTGAGCATCTATTACATGGGGAAATGACCACTAAGTCTTGCTAAATCATccattccagaacagccagtCCTAATTCCTACATTCAGAGATAAAGCAAATTGTCCCCAAAACTCTCCATTGCATCATCACTCTGAAAATATCACTAGACTCAAACACAAAGCTTGCTTAacctcttccagctgcagccttaaaaagaaaatacctttagCTCCTAAACAATGCAAGCCAGTGGTCCGAAGGCCCTCTTTTGAATCGTTACAGAAATCGAAACAGCCCAAGCCAGGGCTAGGGACCCCCATTAACCCTCGCCAGCCTAAGAACAGCAAAGGCTACAAACTCCCAAGTGCCAGAGCTATCCAAACCCTACTTTATGGCAGCTTCTGATTCTGTGAGATGCTACCAGAACAGTTTTGTTCCTCTCACTCAAAGCAATGATAACTTCATCGTCAGCTACTGGTAATTAATATATCCAAACCAAAAGTAAAACCACCACCGCTGTGCTGCTTCTTCACCTGCCCCCATCGCCACccaaagccctgctttcccaCCCCAGGCCGGGCGTTTTCCCCAGCCTGCTAGCTTGCCTCACACCGCTCCCTGTGCGCTTAGCACAGGCCAGAACCTTCCGTTCCCGTAATTACTTGTAATTTTACCATGGccgcagggggaagaggaggctgcCCCGGGCCGGGTCCGGCCAGAGGGGCGCCCGCGGCCCAGCGCAGCCCTCGGCGGGCCCTGCCGCCTCCAGCtccgcggccccgctcccccgggggcaggggggaggccCCCGCGGGCTGCAGCCGCACCGCGGGGCAACCCTCGCCCGCGGCTCCCCGGCGGCAGCGGCCCGCGCTACCGCCCGCCAGCCCCACCGGCGGTCAGGGCCTCGGGAGGCGGCGCAGCAAGGCCGAACGCCCCGGGGCGAGGGCCCTGAGCTCACCTCCCCCCTTTCTGCCCACCCCGCCAGGGCGGCGAGAGCGGACAGCCCTTGCCCCGGCAGCCGCTCACCCCCcgacccggcccggcccggcccggccccgcgctaacccgcggcgcggcgcggcacggcacggcacagcacggcacggcacggctggaggacggcggcggcagcggcgcggcGCACGCGCGGTGGAGCCCCCGCCGAAGCGTCGCAGCGGGTGACGTCCGGCTCCGTGaggcgcggggcggggcagcCGTGGTggccgcccgctcccccccgGCCCAGCTGCCCCGGGCGGTGCTGGCTCCCATTTCCCTGCACTGAGCCGGTGTTTGCCGGGGTGCTGGTGGCCGGTGCAGGTCCCCTCCGCGCCCCGTGGTCAGTCACCCTCACGGCCCCGAACGTGGGccgggggggcccggggggcagcgggaagCCCGTGAGGCTGGGCcgcagcctgctgccagcccctgccgAGCCACCTCACGGGAGCTTTCCCGGTGCTCGCGTTATGCTAATTTTTAATCAGTGCTAGGAGGTGCTAAATCAGACTCTGCAAACGTCTGAGTAAATGACGGTTATGTGATTACAGTTACAAGCCGAACGTGTAATGCTATCAAAGAGTGAGGTGGGGTTTGGCAGGCTGGATCCGTTTTCCAGAAGAGCATATACTGATGGGCATTAAATATGTTGTTAGTGATTCTTGACGGATTTTCTGTCACCTTTTCCATACTTACCTCAGGGGGATCAGCCTCATGGCCTAGGCACCCTGGTCACCTCACTTGCTCTTTTTTAACATTGGCATGATCTTCTGTAATTCCCTTTATATTCcaagatttattaaaaattagcATTCCTGCAATCTCTTTCGCCTGTTTTTCAAAGATAGTTACACAAAAGTTCTCTAGGTagcctgattttaaaattttctagtAGATGTTGTTTACCATCTTCATTACTCACCAATGGACTGAAAAGTGCAgcttggttggggtttttttttggtaaataatAAAGTGCCTCTTCCTTAATCTTGCTAAAAGTGCAGTAGAAGTTTTTACCATTTCTGCCACTTCTGTGCTATTTTACCATCTATCTAGTCATACACCTCGGTGTTGCTGCACTACACATTTTACTGTCTGCAGTCACATCACTCATGCGTGTTCTGcagtcttccttttttatatACTCCAGAAcacattttcctgtatttttgcCTTTCCACGTTGTTCTATACCAtgcttttatcttctgtttgcttCACCCTGCTGCTGAGCCAAAATTGTCCTTCAGCCAAAATTGGCCATTTTGTTAGTTAAGCAATCATGACTTTTAGACAATGGAGTAAGATTATAAGAATTCTCATTTACATTTCTAgctctattttttaattgtatttttttcttcatttctcgTATCTCGATGGAGATAGTCTTTCTGAagtatctctgtgtgtgtaggAGAGTATTTCCGTATTTCCCTGGCTGGGACTATGGTTTTTCGCTTGTTATAATCAAATTGTGATTGCTGGCTCCTAAGCAACCACCACTTTTTTTGTCCCatgattaaattatttaaacattatGAGTTCCAAAATACTAATGCCATATAGACTGGAATAGCTTCTGTCATAGAAAATCAGTTTTAGGAAACCTAATGAGACATGGCTGCTGGCTACTTGGGACTTTTCCCTCGTACAGCTCCAAACTGAGCACACTTTTTGTACACTGGAGGAATAAGCAGCCTGATTCTCTGTAGCCATCTCCACTCCATTCCACCTCAATACAGTTAATTGGGACAAGTTCCTGTCTCTGCATCTCTAAAGTATGTGGTTAGCCTGTACTGTTACCTTCTCACATCTTCAAGTTTCTcaaatttctttatttgtttaaaaggaTTGTGGCAAAATATTATTCCAATTTGGTAGGTCATCCTGCATGTTTCAGTAATTATGTGAGTTTGTTCTCATTTCTCCTCATCAATGAAAATAGCCAATTCTTCTTGCACGTTACCCATGCTCAGAAATTTGGCAAtacagaccaaaaaaaccccatcttcCTCTTTCCTGAAAGTATCGATTTACCTAAAAATGGACCCAGTAGCATGGTTCTGGTTCCATTTCTGGGTTTCTGCAACATTATCACTCTGGGGTCTGATTGTCTACAGTTACTCTGCtgagtaactgctcagagacattTAGTGAATTAGGCTGATGTGAGAATTATGGCTGTTCCTGACCAGGGCAGTAGGAAAACTGACCTTCTCATTGGTAGTTACATATCACAGGTCTGGATCACTAGGATGGAGTTACAACACAAAGGTTTTCTCTTCAGAGACCCAGTGTTGTTGCCTGCGCTTTGCAGGCTCCAGCATGGCTTTTTGTGGTGTGATGGAAGCACACATATGTGAACAAGTTTGCATTAGttaatttcttctgccttttttcctctaaaatcAGTAGTTTCTCCTGTCAGCCATGCAATAACATGCAAATATTGCTAAATCTGAGgtcagcaataaaataaaaatgtgcattcACTCACAAGTGCATATTTTTGCTAATGCATCACTTATTACTGTGGTTATGAGGAGACTTGCTTGCAAGCACCCAGCCAGGGTTAGTGTGTTAACCAGTAAGGTGGCTTAGAGACACTCGGGAAGGAATATCGAGGTCACAACAGTCAACAAAGTGATAACTCAACACATCTACAAATTTGCAGAGGCGGAGCGTGGTCTATTTTGCAGTCCATGTAGCCATAAATGGCTTGGGCACCTCATCTGAAGGACTGTGTCTCCATAGACTCTACTGGGGAGTTTTAGCTCACTGGGCGATGTGCTTCATGGGTGAGGACATGTCCAAGTCACTCTCCCTGAAATGATGCCCGTGGTGAGAACAGTTTAGACAGGTCGCTCTAGCTGACAAGCAGTGCTGTAACAGGCATCCCTGGGAATAATTGCCATCAGCAGTATGCTGGTGGCTGCACTCCTGTTCTAGTTGCTAGTGCATAACATTCAGGATGACGGCTGAGCTGCTGTCCAAGCTCTTCATTATTGTGCTTCTAGTCATAGAAGGTATTTCTTTGCCgaatttttaattattgccGTGGGGAGGTAAAAGGAGTAGAAGACATTTGTGTTGCACTCCTGCATCCCTGTGAAGCTCATCCACCTTCACGCTAGTGCAGAATGATGGGGGTCGTTATGGAGATGGGGTGCACAAGACCTAGACCTCCAGTTCCTGGAGCTGGTGTATCTAGACTGCTATGCAAAGCCACCTGTCTAATCAGATCAATGTAATACTGTTTATGTAGCTCTCTGTGTGTCGAGTCTTTTGGACACGTAAAATGAACATCCCCACTCTGAGGTTTTCACAGTCCAAATTAGACTTGACATGCTAAGGGATATTAACAACAGGGaatgaaggaagaaacagaggCTGACAGA
Encoded proteins:
- the MRPS33 gene encoding 28S ribosomal protein S33, mitochondrial, with the protein product MSNVSNYALRMARLSSQIFGEVVRPTDSKSMKVVKLFSEQPLAKRKEVYSWYPPHNTYYALMKKLRYFGLYRDEHQDFKEEMRRLKKLRGKEKPKKGEGKRALKKK